One region of Molothrus aeneus isolate 106 chromosome 1, BPBGC_Maene_1.0, whole genome shotgun sequence genomic DNA includes:
- the LOC136553732 gene encoding ribosyldihydronicotinamide dehydrogenase [quinone]-like, with translation MAGKNVLIVYAHQEPKSFNGSLLKIAVEELTKQGCSVTVSDLYAMQFEPRATRNDIVGHLHNSEAFNYGVETWEAYKRGGLSKDLVEEQKKVQQADLLIFQFPLFWFNMPAILKGWMDRALVQGFAYDLSKVYDSGLLQDKLSLFSFTTGGSKEKYAIRGDIRYLLWPMQHGIMHFCGVKVLEPHICYAPENVSEEKRKEMLAAWSQRLKTLWKEEPIDCSPEWYFK, from the exons ATGGCAG GGAAAAACGTCCTGATAGTCTATGCACATCAAGAGCCCAAGTCCTTCAATGGGTCTTTGCTGAAGATTGCTGTGGAAGAGCTGACcaagcagggctgcagtgtcACCGTGTCAGATTTATATGCCATGCAGTTTGAGCCCAGAGCAACAAGGAATGACATTGTTG GTCACCTGCACAACTCAGAAGCTTTCAATTATGGTGTGGAAACCTGGGAAGCTTACAAGAGAGGAGGTTTGTCCAAAGACCTGGTTGAAGAGCAGAAGAAAGTGCAGCAAGCAGACCTGCTGATTTTCCAG TTTCCCTTGTTTTGGTTCAACATGCCTGCAATCCTGAAGGGCTGGATGGACAGAGCCTTGGTCCAAGGCTTTGCTTACGATTTGTCAAAGGTTTATGATAGTGGTTTGCTCCAG GACAAATtatccttgttttctttcactACGGGAGGAAGCAAAGAGAAGTATGCAATCAGGGGTGATATTCGCTATCTTCTATGGCCCATGCAG CATGGAATCATGCACTTCTGTGGTGTCAAAGTCCTTGAACCTCACATCTGTTATGCTCCAGAGAATGTCTctgaggagaagaggaaggagatgcTGGCTGCCTGGAGCCAGCGTCTGAAGACTCTTTGGAAGGAAGAGCCCATAGACTGCTCTCCTGAGTGGTATTTCAAGTAG
- the LOC136562254 gene encoding ribosyldihydronicotinamide dehydrogenase [quinone]-like isoform X2: protein MQFEPRATRNDIVGHLHNSEAFNYGVETWEAYKRGGLSKDLVEEQKKVQQADLLIFQFPLFWFNMPAILKGWMDRVLVQGFAYDLSKVYDGGLLQGKLSLFSFTTGGGQEMYSKEGIGGDIRYVLWPMQHGIMHFCGVKVLEPHICYAPENVSEEKRKEMLAAWSQRLKTLWKEEPIDCSPEWYFK, encoded by the exons ATGCAGTTTGAGCCCAGAGCAACAAGGAATGACATAGTTG GTCACCTGCACAACTCAGAAGCTTTCAATTATGGTGTGGAAACCTGGGAAGCTTACAAGAGAGGAGGTTTGTCCAAAGACCTGGTTGAAGAGCAGAAGAAAGTGCAGCAAGCAGACCTGCTGATTTTCCAG TTTCCCTTGTTTTGGTTCAACATGCCTGCAATCCTGAAGGGCTGGATGGACAGAGTCTTGGTCCAAGGCTTTGCTTACGATTTGTCAAAGGTTTATGATGGTGGTTTGCTCCAG GGCAAATTATCCCTCTTTTCTTTCACCACGGGAGGAGGCCAAGAGATGTATTCAAAAGAAGGTATCGGTGGTGATATTCGCTATGTCCTGTGGCCCATGCAG CATGGAATCATGCACTTCTGTGGTGTCAAAGTCCTTGAACCTCACATCTGTTATGCTCCAGAGAATGTCTctgaggagaagaggaaggagatgcTGGCTGCCTGGAGCCAGCGTCTGAAGACTCTTTGGAAGGAAGAGCCCATAGACTGCTCTCCTGAGTGGTATTTCAAGTAG
- the LOC136562254 gene encoding ribosyldihydronicotinamide dehydrogenase [quinone]-like isoform X1 yields the protein MAGKNVLIVYAHQEPKSFNGSLLKLAVEELTKQGCSVTVSDLYAMQFEPRATRNDIVGHLHNSEAFNYGVETWEAYKRGGLSKDLVEEQKKVQQADLLIFQFPLFWFNMPAILKGWMDRVLVQGFAYDLSKVYDGGLLQGKLSLFSFTTGGGQEMYSKEGIGGDIRYVLWPMQHGIMHFCGVKVLEPHICYAPENVSEEKRKEMLAAWSQRLKTLWKEEPIDCSPEWYFK from the exons ATGGCAG GGAAAAACGTCCTGATAGTCTATGCACATCAGGAGCCCAAGTCCTTCAATGGGTCTTTGCTGAAGCTTGCTGTGGAAGAGCTGACcaagcagggctgcagtgtcACCGTGTCAGATTTATATGCCATGCAGTTTGAGCCCAGAGCAACAAGGAATGACATAGTTG GTCACCTGCACAACTCAGAAGCTTTCAATTATGGTGTGGAAACCTGGGAAGCTTACAAGAGAGGAGGTTTGTCCAAAGACCTGGTTGAAGAGCAGAAGAAAGTGCAGCAAGCAGACCTGCTGATTTTCCAG TTTCCCTTGTTTTGGTTCAACATGCCTGCAATCCTGAAGGGCTGGATGGACAGAGTCTTGGTCCAAGGCTTTGCTTACGATTTGTCAAAGGTTTATGATGGTGGTTTGCTCCAG GGCAAATTATCCCTCTTTTCTTTCACCACGGGAGGAGGCCAAGAGATGTATTCAAAAGAAGGTATCGGTGGTGATATTCGCTATGTCCTGTGGCCCATGCAG CATGGAATCATGCACTTCTGTGGTGTCAAAGTCCTTGAACCTCACATCTGTTATGCTCCAGAGAATGTCTctgaggagaagaggaaggagatgcTGGCTGCCTGGAGCCAGCGTCTGAAGACTCTTTGGAAGGAAGAGCCCATAGACTGCTCTCCTGAGTGGTATTTCAAGTAG